A segment of the Lycium ferocissimum isolate CSIRO_LF1 chromosome 10, AGI_CSIRO_Lferr_CH_V1, whole genome shotgun sequence genome:
CATTTGTAGTTAAGCAAGCAACTCCATTTAATCTCACCTTAATTTCACTCTTTCTATGCTGGCTAAACTTGTCCTTACATGTATCCCAGTTATCCTAAAATGCTTACTCTCCAGAAGTCTTTCTCCATCGTTCAAGCTTTTGATTGACACATTCGCTAGCATCATTAATTAGCATAACATTATCTATAAATAGCATACACCAATGGACACCATCCTGTATAATGCTAGTTAGTTCATCCATAACCAAGGTGAACAGGTATGGACTCAATGTCGATCCATGGTGTAAACCATGgctatgtcaaaaaaaaagaaatagctTTGCATCCACTACTACTGTTTTCACACCAGTGACGACTCATTCATACATATTCCTTTGtggcatttatatatttaatatgatttattttcttctccaaACACTCCAAAGATTTACTTGGCACTTTATCATACGCTTTATCCAATTAACACCTGTGTAGATCTTTCTTCCTCTCGCGATAAATTTCTATCAATAATCTTAGCAAGAATATAGCTTTCGCAAATCGCAATAGAACTAACAGGACAAACTCAAACTGATTCTGTCCCTCTGGTATTGTGCCTAAGCTACATCACTTTTTCCTGAAGTTTCAAATTGATAATCATTAGTTTATCCAAATAGAAAAGAAAGATAAAGTCCATGGACCTAAATAGGTAAGAAAGGAAATTCGTATTCTTAAGACAATCCTTGTGGCGCAGATGTTACTAAATCTGAACATGACTCGAGGACGACCAAATAAACGATGTTTCTTGCACATCATCGTACAGTAAACATTAAATCAAAAATTATCGTTTACCATATTGATGGCCGCAAGCTGGTGTGCATTTTTTATGTGTCAATAGTGCTACCCGCCTTCTCTTTTAAAACCTAGTCTAGGTAAAATATTATACTATCCTAAAAAAAaccagtttcaaaaaataaaaagatacatATAAGTGTAATGTAGAAACATTCTGTTAACAAAAGATACATGATATAAGCGTAATCAAGAAATGTAAAACCATCTGTTGACTTCAATCAGTAATTACCTCAACTGTTTGAGCTCCTCTGCTTCCTCCTTGGTGCAGCCTTGAGTGCAACCAGAGAAAGCCAACATATCCATCTCATATCGTAAATGTAGTGCTACAAATGGTCCTTTCTGCTGAAGTATATGGACTAACTTTTGTCCCAAAGCCTCAATCTTTGGTGTGAATTTCAGAGCGTGAAAATTGACCCGGCATCTAAGTCTCTGAAGCTCAAGAGGGATCCCATTATTTGCTAGCCTAGTATCTGTCCTGTTGAAGTTTATAACCTGATGCTTGCTGAAGAGAGGCAGAATCTGTTAATACATATCAAACGCATTAGAGCAGGATCTTCTAGTGTTAAATAACAAGTAAATATACAGTGTGTGGCAGAAGGAATATTCAGTTATCAAGGTTACTAATTCTTGATGATTACGAAATCATCGTTCGACTACAGACAGATTATAATGTCTTAAGTAGTAAGCATGTATAGCTGTACACATAGCAACAACAGcacttagggtgtgtttggtatgaaggaaaacatttttcagaaaatgtttttcaatttttcccatgtttggttggtcaaaatttttggacgatattttctttaggaaaacaaattccttaaaaataaggaaaatgacttccctagttGAAGTAGAGAAAGTTCCATAGTGGCATATTGGCATTCCACATTGATTGTCTCATCACCACCCTCCAACACATCCTACCCCCACCCCCTTCGCCATAGTGTTTGCCTAGATTATataaaagggcagcccggtgcactaagctcctgCTATGCGCGGAGTcctagattatatatatatatttgggataATACTTTttgcttacttaccaaacaccagaaaataaggacccgtttggccataaaaataattcacttttttttttagaataatttttcattttatttgaaaatcggtgtttggccatgaaaattccaaatccaGAAGTTGTactcaaatttgaaaaacaacttaTAACCAATTTTCCaactcacttttcacttttcacttttcaagCTGTATTTCGAATTTGGAAAGTACATTCAAGCATTTGAATGCACACTATTCCAAATGTtctttgcaaaaagtataatCAAACGCAACTCcgtcttcaactccaactccataaATTCCAAATTAAGTGAAAAATATTAGGAATCTTTGAGTAAGAAAATAacttattttctaggaaaacattttccttcataccaaacacacccttagtcAAGCCATGTGACGTGAATATACTAAGTACTGGCCTTCTAAGTGATGACCAATAACATTGGTGCACAATCATGAAGCACAAAATATTTGCTCAGGTTAATCAAGCATCCACCAGCTAAGGAATTATGTAATAACAACCTACTGCAGAAACATATAGACCAACCTGTTGCAAGTAGTACTTTTCACTTGACCAGCTAACAGGAGGCATTACTAGCGGATGGTAACCATATGTCCTAACAAACTTCTTTGGCAGTCTCTTTATTATGTGGACTTCATCTCTTAATGAATCAATGAAGTGTCTCACATCAAAAATATCCTCAAAATCGCTGCCAAGATATACTACAGTTATTATAAATCACTAAGCAAAACGTCAAGGAAACAGCAGTACATAACACCGGAATTACCTAGGATCTGCCCAGAATGATGATTTATCAAGCTCTGGAACAACCAGAGTTAAATTTAAAAGTCGTGAAACAGTCACCATGTCACAGATCTACATTCAAATTGACTGAATTTGTCAGGTTAGGAGTTTGAATTGAGATTCTGTTGGTCTAATTCAATTTGAAtgtagaaaatttggcatacaaaaaaaaaaaaaagatacctACCGCCGCACGCATTTGGTTCAAACCACCATTGCAGGACACTTGAAGAAACCCATTACTTGTATAATTTCCTGCATATATCCGAAATTAATAAAGTTATGACGGCTCAAAGTTTTGCATATGTCCTACTCATTGTCGTGTATAGCAGAAGCAGAATTTGGATTTGCAACGATAGATACAAAGGTTTTATCTTTTCATAAATGCTACACTTATGAGATGAGATGTCACTTTTCATGACAACATGTTCTGTTGTGCATTAGCAAAATATACTGATTAAGATAGACTTCTTCATATTCATTAAGTATTAAATATAACCATTAATGACAAACCATGCAACAAATCCAAGCAACTTAAATGCACTTCAGGTCTAGAAAGTATTTCTCTTTCCATCTCCTTAAGTTTGAGAACATTTCATCTGGCAGCATCAGTTAACTTCGGAGAAAATGTGTGTATACTTCTATAACAGCAAGATATTTAACATCAGTCGAGCTATGCTAGCTAGGCTATTAAAAAATGTGGGGAGATTACATTATGAGgatcaaataaaaaatggaacTGAACTGAGCATACATTTATAATTGGGTGTTTGATTGAATCTTACTAAAATAGGAGGTATGTAGATAAAACAACATTGTAATGGTTGGTAATCAAATTAACTCTTTTCTCCAATATTACACAAACTTTTAATCCCTCACATTATAAGCGACGAACTTATCGTCATTTTAAGGGCTTAAGCAATGGATCAACAAACATTATGGACAATACCATTTCCCTTGGTATTGTCAAGGAGGATGTTCGCTTGAACACGCAAGAAAACCAAACAGAATACTATACGGCCAACTATCAGAGACAGGCTTCCAGAAAGAGTACTGAACAGCTCCTCAGAATATTTCATTAAAAAAGTAAGTTCTTTAGGGTAAGGACACTTCCCTCCACCCACATAACCCTTTCCTTTCGGGCATAGCACCTCTTATTGCTTTTATCAATATGGCTTTGACTATTTACTGACTCCCTACTAATCCTGTTGACTTGTTCTTCAACCTACTAAGCAGAAATTCTATGAGTCAATGGTTTAGTTAACTCTTTAAAATTTATAGGcttgaagaaaattttaaagaatATTACAGTTGCAATCACAAGATGGAAAAGGCACCTGAGATTAGGAAAAACACACGTATCTGTCTGAAGCAAAATAACAGTGTAGcagaaaaatataaagaagacatttgaaatcaaatacaaaCCACCAACTAATTCTTACTGAGAACCTTAACTTTTAAGCTGGCATCTGGAAATGAAACTGACAAAAGTAAAATGGAAAAACATAGCAATTGTAGGTCATCTCAAATAATAGGCGTTCTTGTATTCCTGAGCTCTTAAGGCTGTGTTTCCAAACCATCAACCACTCTAGGAGAACCAACTcgtttattttcttcatttcattttcagtAAACTTGTGGAACTAAAGGAATTAATATCAAGTGTCTAATATAGCACACAAAACAAAACCAAACTAAAACAAcaatctttcttttattttcttggggAAACAACTAAATCAGCAATCTTTCACATTCATTTTAcaagaataaaaaatttaagCTGTAATTTCCTGAAACATCAATACTATGAAACTATCCACAAGCTCAAGTGAATCCCTTGTCCCCAAAATTCAGTAGCGGAGCCAAGATCTTTACTAAggggattcaaaatataaagaagtaaacaacGAACAAAACGAGGGAGTTCaatatttactatatatacatacaaaattaattttgaccTTATATGCACCCCGTAGCTCCGACCCTGCCCCTAATGACTATGTAACAAACATTTAAACGCCTTCCACACTAATCCAATGATAAAAGCACATATCAATCAATTAATCAACTACATCTCAATCCCAAATAGTTAAGGTTACCTATATGAAGTAATCACATAACTTGACAAAgattgatcaaataaattacAAACTTCAAGATTCAAGCACATAGAGACTCACTAAATGGGAGCAGAGGTGGAGGAGATTGCATAGTCTCATCAACACGAACCGATAATTTAGTTAAACCCGAAAGCAGGCGCAAATGCCAGAGCTGAACCAAACAGGtccatatcaaaatacttgcaCAAATACTAATAAACCAAACTTTCAACCTAGTCCTTTGTATCACTTGCCCTTGTTGTAAAGGTTGTACCTTTTCACTCCTCACTTGTACCACACTCACCATTTTTCCTCCTCATTGCCAATTCATTCTCAAAATCACAACTTTAGAACATTACAAAAGTACTCATTTTTAAGTTTTCAAGAATCATGTAAACTTATTGGCCATTCATTCTCAAGATCACAACTTTAGAAGATTACAAACATAACCATTTGTCAATATCCAAGAATCATGTAAACTCATTGCCAATTCATTCTCAAAATCACAACTTTAGAACATTACAAAAATACCCATTTCAAGAATCATGTAAACTCATTGCAAAATCATTCTCAAAATCACAACTTTAGAAGATTGCAAAAATATCCATTTTGtcaaattcaagaatcatgTAAACTCATTGCATTCATTCTCAGAATCACAACTTTAGAAGATTGCAAAAATAACCATTTGTCAATATTCAAAAATCATGTAAACTCATTGCAAATTCATTCTAGAAATCACACCTTTAGAACATTACAAAAATACTCATTTGTCAATATTCAAGaatcatgtatatgcatgcatgtaaTTGTGAAAAAATTGAACCCCTTGATTTAAAATGTGAAATATAATTCAAGACCCATTGGTAAAAATTTAACCCTAGAATTTAAAATGGAAACAAAAGATTCAAGAACCAGTATAAAGATTTGAACTTTGGAGCAgaataaaaaatggaaaggcTGAGAAATAAAAGGGGAAATTTGAGAGATCTATTAAGAGgcaaaacaaaatgaaaatgtgGAAAAATAATAGGCTTTAGGGTCTAAAAAATGTAGCATGGATAATCAAGAACTCAAGATGCTAAAATATGAATGTTCCTTCTGATTTTCAGTACAGTTTCATCTCTGTAAaaatagaaatgaaaaaaaaaaaaagttgatataATAGACtttctgtttatttttatttttatgtttgaatTCCTTTTGTTTTATTGAGGTATAGTGAAGAAAACATCAAATTGGGGGGAAGTGAAGAAAGGAAATGGAATACTATAATTtaccaaaaaaatgaatttaactAATACAGGTAAATATTTATAACTTGTTTGGctaagatttcaaaaaaaaaaattattttaaaaaatactttttgaaaaggtattttaaaaagtaattgTTTGTGTGAGACTAATCAATTTAAGAAGCATTCTTTTCGATATTAAATCATATTTTCTGTTTTgttaatatttcaaaaaatacttttggaaagaaattattttttttagctggtaaaagataaattttactaatatttaaaattatttattttttctctaaaaatttgaccaaacacttcagttttttaaataaatacttTTGACTTCTCAGGTGAATAATTAAGTGGTTGTATTGGATAATTAATGGAATTTAGGAGTTTTAAGCATGATTACATGCGTTGGGCGGCAGGTataattgtttaattttttaataagttCAAGTCATGGGGGTGTGATCTACCAACTACTTGTTGTTCTTATCAAattctaattattttattataaattttttgagtGTCGTGAAGGAAGGCAGAAGATTGAGATGAACTTTTGGGGAACGAGTATTTTATATTCATCCTGGTGATTAGGGGTGTAAAGAAAATAGATAAATCGCATCAAATTTATAGTCcgaattaaattaagaaaaatattctaTTAGTTATTTGGCATTGAAAAAATAATTCGAACATAATTGATTTAGTTTGGTTTTACCTAAAAAAGTAAAATCGAACCAAATCACTCAACATTACATGTATACAATAATAAGAACACACCCAGTGAAATTCAACACAATGGTGTCTGGAAAGGGCAGAGTGTATGTAGACCTTACCCTTATCTtgagaggtagagaggttgtttcggTAGACCATCGGCACAAGAACAAGCAATGCAAAGCAGTATAAAAAAGCATGGCAAAATACTATAGAAAGCATGATAAAGcttattggaaaaaaaaaaaaaaaggagttgtACTGCTCCACCAGTCTCCTTATAAGATGAATGGCTTTGGTAGTCGAGCACCCCGATATGAATCCAAACGATTCTCGGAAATAGATACGTCTCttctcaccctcatctccagcAACTTTTCCCAaactttcatagtgtggcttacatgtatacaatttttaaaaatattttacaataaaaatatttattataatgtaatttataaatatttcttaaacttttttaTAGTTTTgatcttttaatttattatttcatgGTCAAATAAATCTTATAGCATATAGattttaataactcaaataaagtccagaCCAAATCAATACTACTACAACAAAAGATCCATTTTTTGTAGTTTGAATAAACTTGTCATTCATAATCACATGGAAATCCATTTACCCTGTCAAATTATTTTGGGTCTTTCTTTACAGAAATATTTTTCTACTGCCatgtcaaaaaaggaaaaacttaaACCAGATTGGCTATTTCAGGCCTTATACCAAAGAGTAAATTGGAGTGATTGCATTAGTTCCTTCAAAATTTGgctttaaaaatattaaattcatgCGAGCACGCTAGGGTCACTTGACTCACCTCTTATGCGATTTCaacattttttgttgttgaatattttagtataatgtcattattcatctcatattttaTGCTATTTTCGTAAGAAACGTCTTAATTAGATATTTGTATCTTACTacaactaaagaaatatttgaaatataagttatatgtgttgtatgaagactttactCGAAAAAAAACTCTGAAACCccgaaaaaatcaaaaattcgaGAATATTCGAGGTTGAAAAAACAGACTTTTATTGGTTCTTGATttaatttatagagttagaaacCCACCACAATTGAttaatttgatatttgaaaaattcGAACCAACCGACCTATATACACCCCTACTAGTGATACTCAAGGTCCTATTCTAGTCTCTAATCAACCTGTAGGTTCATAGAATCATTTATTATGGACcaaatttatgaaaattatcTTAGGCAAAAATAGATTAGGATTTATTTTTAGTACTTGTAAGAGAGGCATGTACGTACCATCCTCTTTTACATAATTAATGTGATAGATGTAACGTTATTGTATTGGCCATTGTAATGAACATGTACAGTAGTATTAAAAGAGCTAttagcctgtttggccatggaaatggtgaaatttgaaataataatttttgttactaaagtgaaaaatgatatttgaaaattgGGGTTGCGCTTGGTCATGAATACAAAAttgaagttgttttttttttttttttttgtgagtaatttggagcaaaaaagtgaaaacaactttttgatgtttttcaaattctgaAATATTATGATCAAATATGATTTTCGGAATTCAACTCCGGTAAAGAGTAAAAAATATCCATGGTCAAACGGCCACTAGTTAAGCTTCATTTGTTTCCTGATTTTAGTAATTAAGTGCGTTTATTTTTAAGTTTGAATCTTGATCATTAATATCAATCATTAAGTGTGTTTGTTTTTTCTTCTACAACCACTTAATGAGTTTGAATAATATAAATGATAAGAtctataataaagttttaggcatcatttatttttataagatTAAGGCGTTTATATACATCCAGATTAAGATACACTATAATATAAATATCTATAAGTCTGAACATTAAAATATTCTATATTAAAATCTGAaaaaacttttaggaaggagaACTGTATTTATATTCATCCTAGTGATATTCAAGGTTCTATTCTAGTCTCTATTCAGCTTCTATGTTAATATAATTATTCACTATGAAGCAAATCTTTGAAAATTATTTGTTAGGCAAAAATTAGTTAGGAATTATTGTGGGTACTAGTAAGAGAGAGATGTACGATCCTAGTATCAAGAGAGCTACTTCCgcat
Coding sequences within it:
- the LOC132032681 gene encoding rhamnogalacturonan I rhamnosyltransferase 1-like isoform X1, with protein sequence MVSVVQVRSEKVQPLQQGQVIQRTRLKVWFISICASILIWTCLVQLWHLRLLSGLTKLSVRVDETMQSPPPLLPFRNYTSNGFLQVSCNGGLNQMRAAICDMVTVSRLLNLTLVVPELDKSSFWADPSDFEDIFDVRHFIDSLRDEVHIIKRLPKKFVRTYGYHPLVMPPVSWSSEKYYLQQILPLFSKHQVINFNRTDTRLANNGIPLELQRLRCRVNFHALKFTPKIEALGQKLVHILQQKGPFVALHLRYEMDMLAFSGCTQGCTKEEAEELKQLRYAFPWWKEKEIVSDEKRSQGLCPLTPEEAALVLQALGIEKDMQIYIASGDIYGSEWRLAALRTAFPKIAKKEMLLDPEELQQFQNHSSQMAALDFIVSTASNIFIPTYDGNMAKLVEGHRRYLGYKKTIRLDRKILVGLLDLHQNRTLSRDEFSAAVRQSHEGRVGQPAHRRVIEDKPKEEDYFYANPHECLCESATCEGPDNSTAAVQ
- the LOC132032681 gene encoding rhamnogalacturonan I rhamnosyltransferase 1-like isoform X2, translated to MVSVVQVRSEKVQPLQQGQVIQRTRLKVWFISICASILIWTCLVQLWHLRLLSGLTKLSVRVDETMQSPPPLLPFRNYTSNGFLQVSCNGGLNQMRAAICDMVTVSRLLNLTLVVPELDKSSFWADPSDFEDIFDVRHFIDSLRDEVHIIKRLPKKFVRTYGYHPLVMPPVSWSSEKYYLQQILPLFSKHQVINFNRTDTRLANNGIPLELQRLRCRVNFHALKFTPKIEALGQKLVHILQQKGPFVALHLRYEMDMLAFSGCTQGCTKEEAEELKQLRYAFPWWKEKEIVSDEKRSQGLCPLTPEEAALVLQALGIEKDMQIYIASGDIYGSEWRLAALRTAFPKIAKKEMLLDPEELQQFQNHSSQMAALDFIVSTASNIFIPTYDGNMAKLVEGHRILVIKKPSDWIAKFW